Proteins encoded by one window of Camelus bactrianus isolate YW-2024 breed Bactrian camel chromosome 9, ASM4877302v1, whole genome shotgun sequence:
- the ATP1A1 gene encoding sodium/potassium-transporting ATPase subunit alpha-1 produces MGKGVGRDKYEPAAVSEHGDKKKAKKERDMDELKKEVSMDDHKLSLDELHRKYGTDLSRGLTTARAAEILARDGPNALTPPPTTPEWVKFCRQLFGGFSMLLWIGAILCFLAYGIQAATEEEPQNDNLYLGVVLSAVVIITGCFSYYQEAKSSKIMESFKNMVPQQALVIRNGEKMSINAEDVVVGDLVEVKGGDRIPADLRIISANGCKVDNSSLTGESEPQTRSPDFTNENPLETRNIAFFSTNCVEGTARGIVVYTGDRTVMGRIATLASGLEGGQTPIAAEIEHFIHIITGVAVFLGVTFFILSLILEYTWLEAVIFLIGIIVANVPEGLLATVTVCLTLTAKRMARKNCLVKNLEAVETLGSTSTICSDKTGTLTQNRMTVAHMWFDNQIHEADTTENQSGVSFDKTSATWLALSRIAGLCNRAVFQANQENLPILKRAVAGDASESALLKCIELCCGSVKEMRERYAKIVEIPFNSTNKYQLSIHKNLNTAEPRHLLVMKGAPERILDRCSSILIHGKEQPLDEELKDAFQNAYLELGGLGERVLGFCHLLLPDEQFPEGFQFDTDDVNFPLDNLCFVGLISMIDPPRAAVPDAVGKCRSAGIKVIMVTGDHPITAKAIAKGVGIISEGNETVEDIAARLNIPVSQVNPRDAKACVVHGSDLKDMTSEQLDDILKYHTEIVFARTSPQQKLIIVEGCQRQGAIVAVTGDGVNDSPALKKADIGVAMGIAGSDVSKQAADMILLDDNFASIVTGVEEGRLIFDNLKKSIAYTLTSNIPEITPFLIFIIANIPLPLGTVTILCIDLGTDMVPAISLAYEQAESDIMKRQPRNPKTDKLVNERLISMAYGQIGMIQALGGFFTYFVILAENGFLPIHLLGIRVDWDDRWVNDVEDSYGQQWTYEQRKIVEFTCHTAFFVSIVVVQWADLVICKTRRNSVFQQGMKNKILIFGLFEETALAAFLSYCPGMGVALRMYPLKPTWWFCAFPYSLLIFVYDEVRKLIIRRRPGGWVEKETYY; encoded by the exons GTTGGACGCGATAAATATGAACCCGCTGCCGTTTCAGAGCATGGCGACAAAAAGAAGGCCAAGAAAGAGAGGGATATGGATGAGCTGAAGAAGGAAGTTTCCATG GATGACCATAAACTTAGCCTTGATGAGCTTCATCGCAAATACGGGACAGACTTGAGCCGG GGCTTAACAACCGCTCGAGCTGCTGAGATTCTGGCCCGCGACGGCCCCAACGCCCTCACTCCCCCTCCCACAACTCCCGAATGGGTCAAGTTCTGTCGACAGCTGTTCGGGGGGTTCTCAATGTTACTGTGGATTGGAGCAATTCTTTGTTTCCTGGCCTATGGCATCCAAGCTGCTACAGAAGAGGAGCCTCAGAATGATAAT CTGTATCTCGGTGTGGTGCTGTCAGCTGTCGTCATCATAACTGGGTGTTTCTCCTACTATCAAGAAGCTAAGAGCTCAAAGATCATGGAGTCCTTCAAAAACATGGTTCCTCAG CAAGCCCTCGTGATTCGAAATGGTGAAAAAATGAGCATAAACGCAGAGGACGTTGTAGTGGGGGATCTGGTGGAAGTGAAAGGAGGGGATCGAATCCCTGCCGATCTCAGAATCATATCTGCAAACGGCTGCAAG GTGGACAACTCCTCACTCACGGGTGAATCAGAGCCACAGACTAGGTCTCCGGATTTCACCAATGAAAACCCCCTGGAGACAAGGAACATTGCCTTTTTTTCAACCAACTGCGTGGAAG GCACCGCACGTGGCATTGTCGTGTACACTGGGGATCGCACTGTGATGGGCAGAATCGCCACGCTGGCTTCTGGACTGGAAGGAGGCCAGACTCCCATCGCTGCGGAAATCGAGCACTTTATCCATATCATCACGGGCGTGGCCGTGTTCCTGGGCGTGACCTTCTTCATCCTTTCTCTGATCCTGGAGTACACCTGGCTTGAGGCCGTCATCTTCCTCATCGGTATCATTGTAGCCAATGTGCCCGAAGGTTTGCTGGCCACTGTCACG GTGTGCCTGACGCTGACCGCCAAGCGCATGGCCAGGAAGAACTGCTTAGTGAAGAACTTGGAGGCCGTGGAAACCCTGGGCTCCACGTCCACCATCTGCTCAGACAAAACCGGAACTCTGACCCAAAACCGGATGACGGTGGCCCACATGTGGTTCGACAATCAAATCCACGAAGCCGACACAACGGAGAATCAGAGTG GTGTCTCGTTCGACAAGACCTCGGCCACCTGGCTCGCTCTGTCCAGAATTGCGGGTCTGTGTAACAGGGCGGTGTTTCAGGCTAACCAGGAGAACCTCCCTATCCTGAAG CGGGCAGTCGCAGGCGATGCCTCTGAGTCCGCACTCTTAAAGTGCATTGAGCTGTGCTGTGGATCTGTGAAGGAGATGAGAGAAAGATACGCCAAAATCGTTGAGATACCCTTCAACTCCACAAATAAGTACCAG TTGTCCATTCATAAGAACCTCAACACAGCTGAGCCCCGGCACCTGCTGGTGATGAAAGGTGCTCCGGAAAGGATCTTGGACCGCTGCAGCTCCATCCTCATCCACGGCAAGGAGCAGCCCCTGGATGAGGAGCTGAAAGACGCCTTCCAGAATGCCTACCTGGAGCTGGGCGGCCTTGGAGAGCGAGTTCTGG GTTTCTGCCACCTTCTCCTGCCAGACGAACAGTTTCCCGAAGGGTTCCAGTTTGACACCGACGATGTGAATTTCCCTCTTGATAACCTCTGCTTCGTGGGGCTCATCTCCATGATTGACCCGCCGAGGGCTGCTGTCCCTGACGCCGTGGGCAAGTGCCGAAGCGCCGGAATCAAG GTCATCATGGTCACTGGAGACCATCCCATCACAGCCAAAGCCATTGCCAAAGGTGTGGGCATCATCTCAGAAGGCAATGAGACCGTGGAAGACATTGCTGCCCGCCTCAACATCCCAGTGAGCCAGGTGAACCCCAG GGATGCCAAGGCCTGCGTGGTACATGGAAGCGATCTGAAGGACATGACTTCTGAGCAGCTGGATGACATTCTGAAGTACCACACCGAGATCGTGTTCGCCAGGACCTCTCCACAGCAGAAGCTTATCATTGTGGAAGGCTGCCAGAGACAG GGCGCTATCGTGGCCGTCACTGGCGACGGGGTCAACGACTCTCCAGCTCTGAAGAAGGCGGACATTGGGGTGGCCATGGGGATCGCTGGCTCTGATGTGTCTAAGCAGGCTGCCGACATGATTCTCCTGGACGACAACTTTGCCTCAATTGTGACTGGAGTAGAGGAAG GTCGTCTGATCTTTGATAACTTGAAGAAATCCATTGCCTACACCCTCACCAGTAACATTCCAGAGATCACCCCCTTCCTGATATTTATTATTGCAAACATTCCACTACCCCTGGGGACTGTTACCATCCTCTGCATTGACTTGGGCACGGACATG gtCCCTGCCATCTCCCTGGCTTATGAACAAGCAGAAAGTGACATTATGAAGAGACAGCCCAGAAACCCCAAAACTGACAAACTCGTGAACGAGCGGCTGATCAGCATGGCCTACGGACAGATCG GTATGATCCAGGCCCTGGGGGGCTTCTTCACTTACTTTGTGATTCTGGCCGAGAACGGCTTCCTCCCAATTCACCTGCTGGGCATCCGAGTGGACTGGGATGACCGCTGGGTCAACGACGTGGAGGACAGCTACGGGCAGCAGTGG ACCTACGAGCAGAGGAAAATCGTGGAGTTCACCTGCCACACGGCCTTCTTCGTCAGTATCGTGGTGGTGCAGTGGGCCGACCTGGTCATCTGCAAGACCAGGAGGAACTCGGTCTTCCAGCAGGGGATGAA GAACAAGATCTTAATATTTGGCCTCTTCGAAGAAACGGCCCTGGCTGCCTTCCTTTCCTACTGCCCTGGAATGGGGGTGGCCCTGAGGATGTATCCCCTCAA ACCTACCTGGTGGTTCTGTGCCTTCCCCTACTCTCTCCTCATCTTCGTGTATGATGAAGTCAGAAAACTCATCATCAGGCGACGCCCTGGCG GCTGGGTGGAGAAGGAAACCTACTACTAG